The Pedobacter ginsengisoli region GATGGCACTACAATTGATTATATATTTGCAACAACAAAAGCCTAATATGGTTATCTTCACAGAGTTTATAACAGAGGCTTTAAACAGTTGATTTTAATAGAAATTAAATAAAAAAAATAAAAATTATGGCTTTGGAAATTACAGATGCAAACTTCGAGGAAGTTGTGTTAAAATCAGATAAACCCGTTTTGGTTGATTTTTGGGCAGAATGGTGTGGTCCATGTCGTATGGTGGGACCATCTGTAGATGAGATCTCAAAAGAGTACGAAGGAAAAGCAATAGTGGGTAAAGTGAATGTAGACAACAACCCTCAAATTTCAACTCAATTCGGAATCCGCAACATTCCTGCATTGTTGTATTTTAAAGACGGACAGGTTGTTGATAAGCAAGTTGGTGCAGTTCCAAAATCTGTATTAGCACAGAAATTAGATAAACAATTGTAGTAATTTAATATACATAAGTTTAAAAAGCGTTCATATCTTATGAACGCTTTTTTTATATTTACGCTATGCAGTCGCCGTTTGATGAACAAATCTTACATTTTAACAGTAATTTAGAACTTCTGGCCAGGCAGGTGGTTGAAGGCTTTATTACAGGTCTTCATAAGAGCCCTTTTCATGGCTTTTCTGTTGAATTCGCAGAGCATCGGCTTTATAACGTAGGTGATAGTGTTAAAAATATAGACTGGAAACTGTTTGCCAGAACAGATAAACTGTTTAGTAAAAGATACGAAGAGGAAACTAATCTCCGCTGTCAGTTTATCATAGATGTTTCATCATCTATGTATTTCCCGGTAAATGAATACAACAAGCTAAATTTTTCCATACAGGCAACAGCAGCACTAATTTATTTATTAAAGCGGCAGCGTGACGCCTTTGGTCTTAGTCTTTTTACTGATCATTTGTTGTTAAATACTCCGGCAAAATCTACCACAACGCATCAGAAATACTTATTTACTCATCTGGAAAGGATATTGAAATCTCAAAAGATGGATGTAAAAACAAATGTTGAGCAGGCATTACATCAAATAGCTGAGCTGATTCATAAAAGGTCATTGGTAGTTGTTTTTAGCGATATGCTAAATACCATGCAAGATGAAAATGAAACAGATGCTTTGTTCTCTGCATTGCAGCATTTAAAGTTTAACAAGCACGAAGTAATTATTTTTAATGTTACCGATAAATCAAAAGAGGTTGATTTCGGCTTTGAAAACCGTCCGTATGAGTTTATAGATATGGAAACCGGAGCAACA contains the following coding sequences:
- the trxA gene encoding thioredoxin, whose amino-acid sequence is MALEITDANFEEVVLKSDKPVLVDFWAEWCGPCRMVGPSVDEISKEYEGKAIVGKVNVDNNPQISTQFGIRNIPALLYFKDGQVVDKQVGAVPKSVLAQKLDKQL
- a CDS encoding DUF58 domain-containing protein; protein product: MQSPFDEQILHFNSNLELLARQVVEGFITGLHKSPFHGFSVEFAEHRLYNVGDSVKNIDWKLFARTDKLFSKRYEEETNLRCQFIIDVSSSMYFPVNEYNKLNFSIQATAALIYLLKRQRDAFGLSLFTDHLLLNTPAKSTTTHQKYLFTHLERILKSQKMDVKTNVEQALHQIAELIHKRSLVVVFSDMLNTMQDENETDALFSALQHLKFNKHEVIIFNVTDKSKEVDFGFENRPYEFIDMETGATLKAHTSKVKEAYLSKMNTYRQSIQLKCTQYKIDMIDADISAGFYPVLQAYLIKRQKMS